The DNA segment TTCTCTTTTGCCAGATTTGCCTTCATAAAGAACGGTGAAGTTGCACTGTCAGACCAACTGGTTGGACTTTGTATGCATTAGAGCTACTAGCAAGAGACCCAATTATTTGAGCCTATATTTTGAAGTAATGCtatttattcttaaatctaATATTGGTTTGAGTTAGTcgaatatttttgaaatattttttgagagATGATTAGTCAAGTTTGAGTTGAATATTATTTGAATCCTGTTCTGTCTAACCTAACTTAGGTACTTATATAATTAGTAGATTCCATTGGCATGCTTGCAAAGTCACTTGTCACTTGGCCTTTCATGTGTGCATCAATGTAATTACAAGCATTAACAAGAgtgaaataaataagaaaaaaaaagtagaaaacaaaGAGTTTTGTTCAAGTGATTCAAGAAAGAAGAATTTCGACCATAAATTGTGCAATTCTTGGGTATAAGCTCAAGTTTCCATTGGGTTAATCCATTCCATCCTACTGTATTGGAAATTCATTCCTTATTTAAGCTAGCATTGCTTGCAAATCCACTCACCCATCCATAGAGTCAAAAAGACACTAACAAGTTTACATTTCGTCTTGCTAGTAAGTTACAACATTGATATGGTTATTAACTTAAATGTTAGCTTGATTAATATTACTTAGACTATATTTAGTTCCCGAAAAAAcattaaggaaaagaaaaaatatttcaaaaaatgattttttttcttatttgatttactatagaaaatatgaaagaaaattcaatataaaaaattaattaattagttaagaacttatatattttcaaattatttaatcctcatataaaaaatttaaataaaatgaatttaaataaatatataaaaataatttattaactttaaatctattttttatttttattttttctttaattgctatttttttcctttacattttcccttccaatttttcaacaaccaaaaattaattttggttcATCTCATCGGGTCCTAAGTTCCTAACATATTAGAAAATCATTCCATATTTAAGCTGCCACTAGGCACATGAAAGCCTACACAGGCATTTATGGACATAAAGCATCAACAACTATTCATATTGTCCGCATTACCAACTATTCATATGGTCTTATTATTATATTACTTATTATGAACAAATTTATATGAATGACTATTATAATAAATGTTGACTTGTGTACATTATTCCTCCACTACTTAATAATATCCATTAGCCATCAGTTTAACCTTTTGCTTTTTGAATTGATAATTAACCTAATGCTGCCCCATGCAGTTAAACTATTATGTTAAACTTTCTTATTTtcagtcaaattttcaaatattcttcTTTGTTGTATTTGTGAAGGAGTTCATAAAACcaggaagaaaagaagaaagtgaAATATTGCTTTCAACAAAATTTCTTTGATCCGATTGAAACGCATGTATCAAGGGATATTATAAGCAAAAACCATGCAAAACTGTCACATGGGTTTTCTAATTCAAGTAGTCACTCAGTTTGTCTTGTAGCCTGGaaacttttattcaatgttGATGGCTTTGACCagtaatcatttttaattcaatttcatATCTTTTTACACAACCCAATGAAAAATTGATCTCTCCTGGCCTACATTTTTTTGTCCAGGCCTCCATTGTCTATACTAGCCAATGAGTACAGATCATGAAGCCATGAGAGCCAGACTGTAAGTTGTTGTCCAAGGCCTATAGAAAAAGTAGGAGTGGCGGTGAGGCTGCTGCAAACGAATATGCTATGTTGTTGGCCAAGGCATTGAGAAAAATCAAGCAAGAATCTTGTTTTCATGTGCCAACCAAcagtttccttttctttttctctttatctcTAATGGGATTTAAAAAATGTGACGGAAGAGGCGAGGACTGTTATCGGAAGTGACAAGGAGTGTTATGCCAACGGAAACTGATCAATTtagtacataaaaataaaataatttacacaTAATAGTTACGAGGTTTTAATTTAGTTCGACCAATGATACCTTCGTACCTACATTCATGGATAAAGGCGATCGTTAATTTTATcataccataaaaaatattataaaagacaaaaatcaaatacaattgtTGGGTTTTAAAACTTCTCGTGTTTTTCTACTTCTGATATCTACATTCTTAAGTACAAGTCCCTTCACTTCAGTTGGTGTCTTTTATTCTTTCTCACATCTACTATGTACGGACTTTATGTCTCAATCTCTATTTTTGACGTTTTTATCTCATATcatagaatatttattaaaatattcataataaCTTTcatgtaatattattatgacATATCATTATAGAAAATGTTCTATataatatcttatatatatatatatatatatatatatatatatatatatactagttAGGAAATTTGATGCAAACCCTTCCAACAATCTATATCTTGGATTTAATTCCATTAAGTCATTCATCTCTTTATGAGACAAGATTTTTAGAAAATGTATTTGAACCAAATCCTTATTCCACACTATGATTTCATTGTGTGCTACACTTTTTGTATCACATTCCAATGAGAGAATATTTAACTTCACTTTTAACTAAAATTCCTTTTAAACTATTTAAAGTGTCAATAGTAAAGATGAGTATACAAGGTATGTACTAAGGGCTTTTATATACCCTCCAAGACATTCAACCTTGCACTTTCGAAGAGTTGACTACACAGATacttgatataaaaataaatgcaaatgAAAACATGTCTATTGAAGAAATTGAAGATGATACTATTGAGGGCAAAAACATCTACCAATAAAGATGAAGAGAGTATGACATCAAATTTCACTACAAATGTTCAAATGTAGATACTTTATTATGCTCCAAAAGCATAAAAAGTTTCCTATTCGAGTAGACATGAATGGATAAAAGTTACTCATAAGTAAGAGTCTAATTCATTCGAATAAGACATCATTGTCAATGTTTACTCATAAGTAAGAGTCTAATTCATTCGAATAAGACATCATTGTCAATGTTAAATAACAGACAAGGTAAAGCCCATGGATACACTTCAACCTTCTAATATGACAAAAGGTTGAAAAGTAATGATACTCCTCATCATGAGTATAAACTGCATATTGCTCTTAGCCTATAAAAGCTTAAATTGTAATGTGTATATATATCAAGcttatgccaaaaaaaaaaaaaaaaaaaaaggactttaTTAGCCAACTTCTTAAACCGAATGAACAAGTTCTTTACATTAAAGaagtcaaaattcaaatattataaattaaaatctcCAACTTTCTTTTGCATAaaacattctaaaaaaaaaatatatgtgacTCAAAAGCCAAATCCAAAAATGTAGTTTTAAATTtaggattaaattttaaatattattcaataagCCCTTGGAAGAATATCAAGCatgatcaaaaataaaaataaaaccacaaCATTCATCCACTTTCAAAGTCGAAGAAGGCAAagtcaaaattcattttctttcttcaaagaACTCGAGGAAGTTCTTTATTAGTTCATCTAAGACTAAGCCATCATTAACTCTCGATTAAACTCTATTTCAAGAACACGTGTTTATCTCCATTGGATCAAAATCAAGTCTAAGCTCGATACATTCTTTAacaatcttataaaaaaatattaaatataacacAAAAGTATCATTTATCCacctttaaagtaaaagaagACAAAGTCAGGTTCTTCAGAACACTTGAGGAAATTCTTTATAAGTTTATTTAAGACCAAATCATCATTGACTCTTAATTAAACTTTATTCCTAGAATATGTGTTTGCCATCCTTGGATCAAAATCAAGTCTAAGATTGACACATTCTTCAAAAAGTCTATgaagaatatcaaacacaatataaaaaTGTCATTCATAGTACTTAAGTCGTACTAAGTGTCGAATATACAACAATGTTGTGCGTCAAGATTATAACTCATTCACATGGGTGTTAAATATGGttctaattttaattgagtGATAAAATTTGAACACCGTAGTGTATCTAATTCAAACCAATTCATATGAGTTAAGATTTTAACACTTACGTTATGTTAAATGTTGAAAATACAACACCACCCCATGTCAAGGTTATGACTTGTATGCATGGATGTTGAATATGGtttcaattccaaataaagaCTTTAACACTTAAGCTATaataagtgttaaaaatacaaCACTTTGCATCATGGTGATGACTTGCCTACATGAGTGTTAAATATGGTTTCAATTTTAACTAAGTGTTTAATGTTAAATACCTTTGTACATCTAAGTCAAGTCAATTTGCATGAGTGAAAACTTTAGTACGTAAGCTTCATTAAGTGTCAAAAGTACAAAATCACCCCACGTCAAGGTTATGACTTATCTTCATGAGTGTTAAATATGattccaattttaattaagtgTTTGAAGGTGGACACCACTACGCATCTATGTCAAACCATTTGCATAAGTGAAGACTTTAACACCAAAGTGTTGAAAATACTACATTGCTCTATGTCAAGGCTTTAATTTCATAAAGGTTAAACTTTAAATATTcatctcttttttttatatatatttaagtgagttaaaattttttcttaaagtgcaaagataattttttttgaagaattttggccttgattttaaaaataaataaaaattgaaagcaAATTCATCTATGCAAGTAATGCAAGATTAACATGTGTTTGGGAATGGTAagtttttttcttccttgaaaaaaaaaaatagaaaaaaaatagagggagaaaaaaaaagttaaaaaaagggaaagctAATTTGAAagtcttaaaaaaagaaaaagaaaaagaggatcTTCTCTCAAGCCACAAGTGTGTGTGGTACAAAGCGCTATGCAAAGcactacataagaaaataaaaaataaaaatcatggtGCTTCTCACTGTTACTTCAGGCTCGCATTCCTGTATGCATCATACGCGCACCACAATGGCCCGCCATGGAGGTACGTGATCAAGCATGGAGATGCAATCCGTCAAGGATGAATAACTTCTCGTTGAGAGTTCGTCTCTTAAATTATTATcttctttatattaaaaaaacaaggaCAAATTGGAATGAAAGATATCTATGAAGGAAAGAAACTGGATGTTGAAATAAGAAACTTTTTTGTTAACGCAACGTATTCTTTTGATATtaagtgaaagaaaatgaagaaaataaaatagtgtcCACGAAAAGCAGGAGTAAGATATtttgaaataagaaaatttcctattaaaatgtttctttataaaaaaaaaattaaagaagattgaagacttgaaaaactaatttttagaCTCACATGTGCACATGACAAAGCATGTACATAATACATCATAAAATAGGGATATttgtaaacataaaaattttagtaaattaaattaccactaaattGGTCTTCAAAATTATGACTCATTAACTCAACAAAATTTAGGCTTAACAAGTAATGGTTCATATACATTGGACACATGACATGCAATTCAAAAGGTGATATTTGAAAGCTTACAAAATTAAGTCTTTCAAAAAACGATTCACTTATtgataaattttctaaataaaggaaacaaatctttcaattaaagtcaaaagaaaattaataataaatattatcttgTTAGCAAATCTCCTTAGTGAAGGAGACAAGTTGTTAAAATCAAATAaccaaattctttgaattaagcAATCAAATCTTAAGGattctaaatttaattctctaattttacttataaataatgatgattttctttAATGGAGAGGATTGGAAAAACAACTTCACATGGGAAAAGAGGTTtcataaagagaaaaataatatttcacaaaaaatcccttcattttgaagaaattacAGAAGTACTAACACGTATTCTTCATCATTCAACAAATTCATTTGAGATCAAATCACTCTAGGCCCTCGATTGATCTTCAActctaataaaacactttcattgTTATCTTTAGGATTGTGATCAAAGTGATTGaatcaaaggaaaaatattctttgtaaagaatattattacAAAGATTGTACCCTGCAATTATTttaataccaattttttatttgcatatttttcttataattttgcTTCTTTTACTAGACTTCAAGAATTTAAGCGTACACAAATTTAAcaattaagaatgaaaatgaaaaattaaactatATGAGcaatcaaatataaagagaGATGGGATAGAGAAATTGTAAACATAAGACTTTATAATGATTTGGCAAAACATGGGCTATGTTCACTCTCTTCAAGCTCTAATCAATACGAGGGTTTTCACTATTCCAAGGTTTTTAATCCTAGCTTCCTAACTTTACAATTGAATTATGTTCCAAGGGACTCTTACAATAATAAGACTTTTAAAGACAAAGTCTTTAAACCATCTCCaatggattatggttccaatggACCCTCTCAAGACATGCCCACTCTTAAGCTTTTCCAAGTGATCTCACGCTTGGCAATACCTCACAAATATTACAATTGATGAGAAAAAGATCCAACAAATTTACACTCAAATGAATACAAAGATAAAACTAGAATTGAGGTACATTAAGATGAATACAAGCTTTTAAGCAAGGTGTGCACTCAAACATACTCCCTTTAAGgctcaaataatatttaataatgattttaaactATTTCTCCTAATATATAATAAGCATATAACCTTTAAATATGATTTGGAAGTCTAAACTAATTATTAGGTATATACTCTTAGAGTTGACCCATTGACTATTTAGTCGAAATTGACTAATAGCCATTGGGGAATAAATGCATTAGTAGGTGACCATTATGCCCCAAAAGCTTGTACGATTGAGCAATTGGTTAGAGAAGTCCTCAACCGGTCAAGTTTTCCACCTCAACTAACTAAAATAACCTTTTGccaaattgttttataaaatctCTCTTAAAACGATCAACCACTTTGGTTAACCACTAGTCACACATACAAAAAAGTATGAGAAACTAATGCACAAGTTACTTTTAAAGGTTTGAAGTGGttctaattaggaatttgagacatcTCCAAGCAGTTTTAGGACCCAATAGTTATAGATATTTATGtcctctataatatttttattaaatagttgAATATTCTCTTTCATCTATGAAAGTATGTATAATTAGTCAAACCACATTCAAAAGTCTATATTTATATgtgtatgattttattttatgttttttcattaatgtgATTGCATCAGAAGTTTGGCATGCATAACACTATTTATATTGGTTGATGGAGCATACTAGTGGTTTGATGGTTTTTACAAGGGCAAGATGTATGCACACCTTCTAGAGAATGGTTCAAGAAAACATCACTAGTATAACTGCAATTGGACCATACAGCCAGGGGGTTGTTTCTCTTCTAGGAATTTTAATTCACCATTCCTTCTACAAGGTAGTGTCAGAATAAAAGTCTTAATATTCCCATCGATCATACATGAGACTACTATGAAAATCAACTCATTATCATACTATATTTCCTGTAAATCTTTTGCATAGTTcagaaattaatgaaattaaatggTAAAGCCTCACGAGATAAATTTAGCtagatattattcattttttttaagatttgtgCTCTGGTTCCAATATGTATTTTATTGTCGAATATTATGACCATAAATAAAAGCCAAATTCGACTGTCACATAATTTTCTAATGCAGTACAAAGCATGCAATTACAAATGGAGCCAGCAGGTCATTGTGCCGAGGCCGCTGGCAAAAGGATATGTCATTCCATAAGTTGATGTGTAGGACAAGGAGAATTCAATTACCAAGACAGTCAGTAGGTTGTTGTCTCAAGGcctctggaaaaaaaaaatgttattccATATGTTGATGGGTAGGGTAAGAAAAAATCAACAGCCTTAGACTAGAAGGGGTAAGAAAATATTAGGCAATGTTTGATAAATATTACCAAAAACAGTTTttcagttttgaaaataaaaagaaaatttgaaaagatgtTAGGTTACAATTGTTTGCAAAATAAATTCTTGATAattgttatgaaaatattgtgtttgccgaaaatatattttaattattgggttGATTTTATTGACTTTTCCCGAGCTTTTAGCTAAGTTCACTTGATTgacatttgtttaaaattttatcaaatatctctcctatattttaattatttgttatttttattcatCTTACCTCTCACTCAAAATAGAGGTGTTACACAAAATTTCGAACCAATAAAGAATAAATGTGCTTATCCAAAATCTCATGGAAAGTAAGTGAAATTAacctttcaattattttaaattgctttcacttattttttggaaattattttaaaaaataagtatataaatataaagaatgattgaaaataaatattataaataaaatttatttttaaaaaatatttcaaaatatttcaaaataggttgaaaatatttcaagttgAAATCTAAAAGCAAGTTgctaaaaagttaaaaaaaaaaaaacaaaaaacaaaaaaaaaaaaaaaaaaaaaaaaaaaaacaaacaaacaaacaacaccTAAGTATCATCTTtcttcatatgttttttttttttttttttgggaatgtGTAACACCTGTATTGATTTATGCATGATTCGATCAAAAGAGTAGATGGAAAAAGCTCAAATACACCACAATAATTTTATTCGATCGCACAACCATCTCTTTACCTAAATTTATCAATGGAGATCCCTCAACAGAAAATGACACATCCAAACATACAACCTCCAAACCATTCAAAAAGAAAGAACCGTAACATTCCACCGAAGGATGGCGTTGGCATTCGGCATATCCAAGTAAACAGTCTCCAAGGTGGCATAGCCCCTGGCAAACCGGAACTTCCCAGTTCCGGACACCACAGAAACCTCTCTGTACTTCTGGAATTGCCTATCAGCACCTTGAATCTCAAGGGTGCTGCCATTGTACTCTTTGTTGGTGAATACCAGGGACATCAACAAGTGCAAGTCAGTGCCGTCCAGCGCTGTGTTCACAAAGATGCCCTGGGCACGCCCTACTTGTGCTGACTTCCGATCAGAGGATTCAGTTAATGCATCATCTATGGCAAAGATGGTACCAAATGCAAGAGTGGCCCATGGCTTCTTTGGGATGCCAGCCACCGGGATGGAGGTGATATTTGCTCCGGATTCCCATTCTTGCATGTAGAAAACTATATTGGTTTGTTTGAGTTTGAAGGGTTTTGCTTCTAAGCATATTGGTATGGCTAGAAGCAGTAGAGGGAGAATTATGATTTTGAGTGAGGTTGGTGCCATAAGCGGACGGTTTGAACTCAGTTTTGCATGTGAAGGCTCTGCACAAGAGCTACTGCATTAGATTCTATTTATAGTGGTCAGAGATATTCCAAACTCTTGGTATGATTGGTCTTACTTAGAAGGGGAAAAGTATAGATACCTAATGAAAATAGTGCTAAATTACATTTATAATCAGTGacatggattttttatttttttatttttgggaaaagtgtattttaaattttaatacatatttttgaaaaaaaaatattaatgaccAAAATATAATTCAAGATTGATACAGTTTTACATCAAATGCAATATGTATATCATTACAAAGTAATACTTGGATAAGTAGGATATCTTTAATTAAAGTATACAAAATTCTGATTATTTTGAGTCGAATATATTAAGTATGGCTTCATTTACAAATTTacgttttatttttaattttagttatttccCTTTTTCAAAAGTATGCTTCGAAACACattttttcatgtattttttctttttcttccaccGAGCCCATATTCGAGCCATCTTAAGATATGTTTGTATCAATCTATTTATTAATAGGTCCCGGCTACTCTTTTTTCATGgctaacaaaaatataatattaattaagttGTGTTACATGTGTAACTTATATCTCTCATTATTTTGTACTTAAGTCTTGCTATTTTAAACCTCAAATGTAATCTTATAATTTTATACCTTGATGTTATTAGTTTGTATAtcaaactatttatttatatgttggCCTCGTTTTATGTCTTTGTCTCATTTCTTTGTCTTAAtctcatatatttatattatcatcATGCAATGATCCAAATATATTACTGTTGGATAAGCACCTATTCTACACCTTAGCCTTATTAACTACTCgagaattattatttatttgcaCAAATAAGAATAGTCCGTgaaattaagaaacaaaattatcatagatataaaaaggaaataacgaattaatttaattatattcaaaagttcaaattattaatagtgtatttgatagtgtttttacttgatattttctttaaaaatgtttttaaattaatgacttattaagtgtttaaaaaaaaattataagtaatattttaatattataagtgatttttcagatttttaaaaatattttctaaaatttattaaatacctAGCTTTTTTcataaacactttttaaaactaaaagagCTTATCAGAATTGGTTCTAAGTAAtggaattgattttaaataaagtttTGAATATAGTTTAATTTGTGATTATGAAAActcattatcataatttttttctgaATATAAACATTATTGTTCTCTGATCTGTGCTCAAATTGGAATGCGTGCGTTTATGAAAGAATATTATGAGAATATGTAAAAGCCAAATGGAATAGTTCACATGTAAGCCTGGAGATTCTATTCAATGTCGACCAGTAAGCACTTCTATATATCTCGATCTTATATCCTTGTCCTTAACCGATCGAATAAAAAGGTCTCAGTAGAGACACCACACCTACCCACCATCTTCTGTCCTGGCCTCTTGTCTTAAGTGCTGTTTCTTTGTTGGTGAAAGAAAGCCAACAAGTGGTTGTCCCAAGGCAACTAATTAATGAAATATGTAATTCCATGGATATTAATGCGCATGGCAAAGAGAAGATCGACATACTCATTCTGATATTTCTTGCAAGAAAATACCAAGTTCTTCCATATGTTTCATATGCTGGTAAACCTtctccctttatttatttatttatgctcccattatttttgaaaagtttgaggAAAATGTAAGAATATATACAGGGACAAGggtcaatgaaaaaaaatgattattaattatagaaaataaaaagactcTTAAAATGAAGAGATATACTATCAAAATTTAGTGTTATAGAAGATAAAGATATTTCAAGTATATAATGGTTGCGAGAAAGAGTCGAATTGTGAAGAACAAAAGTTATAAAAAGTTATTCGATATTATATTATGAACCTTCTTGTGAAATATTTAAAGCCCTCACCATCCATTTGTTTGTCAAATCGTAGTATTAAGGTTTCAATAATGTTGCCTCAATTTAAAATAGGTCTCACCATTAAGTTCTTTAGATATCCTCAAAGGGCTCCTAAACTCTAATTTCCAAGCATCAATATATggctttttaattaaaaattgagaaGTCTAACTTACAAGccaaataaatcattaattacCTAAGATTAGAGGATCGTCTCATGAGCAAAAGGTAGGTCCTAAAGACCTCCTTCTCTTCAACCTAAATTTCtacttaaaagaaatgaaaattaaataaaaaataatgaataaacaTATAGCATAAGGAAATCATCATTAAAACCTAGGATTCAACTCCAATATTGTATTAAACTAAAGCTTAAAAGTAAGTGCATCTAATATAATCAAAGAAAAGAAGTTTGAGAGATTACAAAATAacagaaaggagaaaaacattATAAAGATTGAAGTTATAATAATAAGTCTTTATTAGGATATAACctttaaaagtaaaacatgatataataaaattagatttgatttttcactattttattaattaattacatgaagatttattttaacatttagaACCACATCAatttatattgtacatgacttaggtatattagaagttatatagaaaattcaaattatggttatatctttttatatgaAAGGGTGCGATGGCTCTATGAGCAACGCTCCT comes from the Vitis vinifera cultivar Pinot Noir 40024 chromosome 12, ASM3070453v1 genome and includes:
- the LOC100256765 gene encoding dirigent protein 23, coding for MAPTSLKIIILPLLLLAIPICLEAKPFKLKQTNIVFYMQEWESGANITSIPVAGIPKKPWATLAFGTIFAIDDALTESSDRKSAQVGRAQGIFVNTALDGTDLHLLMSLVFTNKEYNGSTLEIQGADRQFQKYREVSVVSGTGKFRFARGYATLETVYLDMPNANAILRWNVTVLSF